In Halobaculum sp. XH14, a single genomic region encodes these proteins:
- the pdxS gene encoding pyridoxal 5'-phosphate synthase lyase subunit PdxS: MTETDLEDLKRGTDLVKRGFARMQKGGVIMDVVDPEQARIAEDAGAVAVMSLEAVPADIRKRGGVARMADPGKLEEIIDEVSIPVMGKCRIGHTAEAQILEATGADMVDESEVLTTADERYHIDKREFTAPFVCGARNLGEALRRIDEGAAMIRTKGEAGTGDVNQAVTHQRSIQRSIRKLSGMSFEERDEWARKNEAPRDLVHETAEMGRLPVVNFAAGGIATPADAALMMQHGCDGIFVGSGIFGAEDPTKMGTAIVRAVNNYDDPETLKEIAKGLGKGMKGQANETMPEEEKLQGRGV, encoded by the coding sequence ATGACCGAGACGGACCTCGAAGACCTCAAGCGCGGGACCGACCTCGTCAAGCGGGGGTTCGCGCGGATGCAGAAGGGCGGCGTCATCATGGACGTCGTCGACCCCGAACAGGCGCGCATCGCGGAGGACGCCGGCGCAGTCGCCGTCATGTCGCTGGAAGCCGTACCGGCGGACATCCGGAAGCGGGGTGGCGTGGCACGGATGGCCGACCCTGGAAAGCTGGAGGAGATCATCGATGAGGTGTCGATCCCGGTGATGGGCAAGTGCCGAATCGGCCACACGGCCGAGGCACAGATCCTCGAGGCGACCGGCGCGGACATGGTCGACGAGTCCGAGGTGCTCACCACCGCGGACGAGCGCTACCACATCGACAAGCGCGAGTTCACCGCGCCGTTCGTCTGTGGCGCGCGGAACCTCGGCGAGGCGCTCCGTCGGATCGACGAGGGCGCGGCGATGATCCGGACGAAGGGCGAGGCAGGGACGGGCGACGTGAACCAGGCCGTGACCCACCAGCGCTCCATCCAGCGCTCCATCCGGAAGCTCTCGGGCATGAGCTTCGAGGAGCGCGACGAGTGGGCCCGGAAGAACGAGGCGCCGCGCGACCTCGTCCACGAGACCGCCGAGATGGGTCGACTCCCGGTCGTCAACTTCGCCGCCGGCGGCATCGCCACGCCCGCGGACGCCGCGCTGATGATGCAGCACGGCTGTGACGGCATCTTCGTCGGCTCGGGCATCTTCGGCGCCGAGGACCCCACGAAGATGGGAACCGCCATCGTCCGCGCCGTCAACAACTACGACGACCCGGAGACGCTGAAGGAGATCGCCAAAGGGCTCGGCAAGGGGATGAAGGGCCAGGCGAACGAGACGATGCCCGAGGAGGAGAAGCTCCAGGGCCGCGGCGTCTGA
- a CDS encoding thiol-disulfide oxidoreductase DCC family protein, producing the protein MSDEGDDGGDTGVDDTEGGPLADLDAAENPVLLFDGVCNLCNGIVRFVVRFDAAGTFRFAPLQSTVGRALLERHDVARDGGDGFDSVVLIDGDEAYRKSAAALRVARELDGPWPLLWPLVYLPERLRDRVYDLVAEHRYRVFGRTDDCQVPSPTVRERFAGRALDDVDVQE; encoded by the coding sequence ATGAGCGACGAGGGAGACGACGGCGGCGACACGGGGGTCGACGACACCGAGGGAGGTCCGCTCGCCGACCTCGACGCAGCCGAAAACCCGGTCCTCCTGTTCGACGGCGTCTGTAACCTCTGTAACGGTATCGTTCGGTTCGTCGTCCGGTTCGACGCCGCCGGGACGTTCCGGTTCGCGCCGCTCCAGTCCACCGTCGGGCGGGCGTTGCTGGAGCGACACGACGTCGCACGCGACGGGGGCGACGGCTTCGACTCGGTCGTGCTGATAGACGGCGACGAGGCGTACCGGAAGTCGGCCGCGGCGCTCCGCGTCGCCCGCGAACTCGACGGCCCGTGGCCCCTCCTGTGGCCGCTCGTCTACCTCCCCGAGCGGCTGCGCGACCGCGTCTACGACCTCGTCGCCGAGCATCGCTACCGGGTGTTCGGTCGGACCGACGACTGCCAGGTCCCGTCGCCGACGGTCCGGGAGCGGTTCGCCGGCCGCGCGCTCGACGATGTGGACGTCCAGGAGTAG